The Pyxidicoccus sp. MSG2 DNA segment CCGGTGGGATTCGTCAGCACGCCCTGCTTCGTCAGCAGCGCCACCATCTCCGACGCGGGCTTGGAGAACTCCGCGAAGACCATGTTGGTCTCCACCTGCGCCGAGTCCACCTTCACGCCCGGGACTTCCGCCAGCCCCGCCGCCAGCCGGCGCGCATTCGCGTGGTCCTCGGCGAGCCGGGCCACATGGTTGTCGAGCGCGTACAGCGCCGCCGCCGCCAGCATGCCCGCCTGCCGCATGCCGCCGCCCAGCCGCTTGCGCAGCCGCCGCGCCTCATGGATGACGTCCGCCCGGCCCGCCAGCACCGAGCCCACCGGCGCGCCCAGCCCCTTCGAGAAGCACACCGACGTCGAGTCCGTCAGCTTCGACCACGCGGACACCGGCACGCCCGCGGCCACCTCGGCGTTGAACAGGCGCGCGCCGTCCAGGTGCACCGCCAGCTTCGCCTGGCGCGCAGCCTCCACCACCGCGCGGAAGCGCTCCACCGGCCACACCGAGCCGCCCCCGCGGTTGTGCGTGTTCTCCAGCGACAGCAGGCGCGTGCGCGGCGCGTGGATGTTCTCCGCGCGCACCGCCTCCGTCACCTGCTCCGGCGTCAGCAGGCCCCGCTGCCCCGGAAGCTGCGCCGGCTGCACGCCCCACAGCGCCGGTACCGCGCCGCCCTCGTACTGGATGATGTGGCTGCCCGCCTCGGTGAGGACCTCGTCGCCCTGGCGGCAGTGCGCGCCGATGGCAATCTGGTTGGCCTGCGTGCCCGACGGCACGAAGACGGCCGCCTCCAGCCCGAGCCGCTCCGCCACCCGTGCCTCCAGGCGGAACACGGTGGGGTCCTCGCCATAGACGTCGTCTCCCACGTCGGCCTCGGCGATGGCGCGGCGCATGGCGGGGGTGGGCTTCGTGACGGTATCGGAGCGGAAGTCGATGGGCTTCATGGGTCTCTCGAAAAAGGTGGGCCCTGGCCGGTGCTTGGGCTCGCGTCAGGGGTGACATACAACGGCCGCGTGCCTGGACGTGAGAACGCAGCGGAGAAGCGGAAGCGCGCGGTGGCGGTGATGGACCGGTTGCAGGCCGACATGCCGGACGCCCGCATCGAGCTGGACTACCGGACGCCCCTCGAGTTGCTGGTGGCCGTCATCCTCTCCGCCCAGTGTACGGACAAGCGGGTCAACCTCGTCACCCCCGCCCTCTTCCAGCGCTTCCCCGACGCCCGGGCGTACGCCGGAGCAGAACCGACGGACGTGGAGCCGTTCATCCGCACCTGCGGCCTGTACCGCGCCAAGGCGAAGAACATCGTCGCCGCCGCCCGGGCTCTCGTGCAGGAGCACGCCGGCCAGGTCCCCCTCCAGCGCGACGTGCTGGAGCAACTGCCGGGCGTGGGCCGCAAGACGGCCGGCGTGGTGTGCATCCACCTGGGCGGCGACGCGGCCTTCCCCGTGGATACCCACGTGAAGCGGCTGGCGTACCGGCTCGGCTTCACCACGCGGGAGGACCCCGACAAGGTGGAGCTGGACATGCAGGCCGTGCTGCCCGCGGAGCGGTGGGCCCTGGGGCACCAGCTCCTGGTGTGGCATGGACGGCGCACGTGCTTCGCCCGCTCACCCGAGTGCGGGCGCTGCGTCGTCGCGGACCTGTGTCCGAAGAAGGGCGTCCGCTAGACCCGCACGCCCGTCTCGCGCGAGGTCTTGAGGCGCTTCATCCGCTTGCGGATGAGCTCGCGCTTCAGCGTGGAGACGTGGTCCACGAAGACGGTGCCGTTGAGGTGGTCCGTCTCGTGCTGCACGGCGATGGCGAGCAGCCCGTCGCAGCGCAGCGTCTGCTCCTGGCCCTCCACGTCGAGGAACTTCACCGTGACGACGGCGGCCCGGTCCACGTCCTCGGACTCACCGGGGATGGACAGACAGCCCTCGCTGTAGGTCGTCTCGCCCTCCAGGGCGATGAGCTCCGGGTTGATCATCGCGATGGGCTTGGACTCGGGCTGGCTGGGGGTGGTGTCCAGGACGATGATGCGCTGGAGCACGCCCACCTGCGGGGCGGCGAGCCCCACGCCCTCGGCGGAGTACATCGTCTCGAACATGTCCTTCACGAGGACTCGGACGGCTTCGTCCACCTTCGCCACGGGCCGGGCCTTCTGCTTCAGGACGGGGTCGGGCCAGATCAGGATCTCGCGAACCATGGGGCCGTCTTAACTCCAACCGGAGCGGCCGGGCAACCGCCGGTGATGGCCCCGTGCCTCCGAGTGCACGGCGGGCCACCGTGCGTCAGTCGAGCAGGCTGCGGGC contains these protein-coding regions:
- the ltaE gene encoding low-specificity L-threonine aldolase, with protein sequence MKPIDFRSDTVTKPTPAMRRAIAEADVGDDVYGEDPTVFRLEARVAERLGLEAAVFVPSGTQANQIAIGAHCRQGDEVLTEAGSHIIQYEGGAVPALWGVQPAQLPGQRGLLTPEQVTEAVRAENIHAPRTRLLSLENTHNRGGGSVWPVERFRAVVEAARQAKLAVHLDGARLFNAEVAAGVPVSAWSKLTDSTSVCFSKGLGAPVGSVLAGRADVIHEARRLRKRLGGGMRQAGMLAAAALYALDNHVARLAEDHANARRLAAGLAEVPGVKVDSAQVETNMVFAEFSKPASEMVALLTKQGVLTNPTGPRTLRLVTHLDVSAADIDEAVARIRRTVA
- the nth gene encoding endonuclease III; the encoded protein is MLGLASGVTYNGRVPGRENAAEKRKRAVAVMDRLQADMPDARIELDYRTPLELLVAVILSAQCTDKRVNLVTPALFQRFPDARAYAGAEPTDVEPFIRTCGLYRAKAKNIVAAARALVQEHAGQVPLQRDVLEQLPGVGRKTAGVVCIHLGGDAAFPVDTHVKRLAYRLGFTTREDPDKVELDMQAVLPAERWALGHQLLVWHGRRTCFARSPECGRCVVADLCPKKGVR
- the def gene encoding peptide deformylase, yielding MVREILIWPDPVLKQKARPVAKVDEAVRVLVKDMFETMYSAEGVGLAAPQVGVLQRIIVLDTTPSQPESKPIAMINPELIALEGETTYSEGCLSIPGESEDVDRAAVVTVKFLDVEGQEQTLRCDGLLAIAVQHETDHLNGTVFVDHVSTLKRELIRKRMKRLKTSRETGVRV